GCCGATCATACCTGCAACGAGCAGGATAAGTAAGCACGTATAAATTTTTCTTGCACGTGCCCTCGTAGTAAAAACTGACATAGATTTTAATGAGCTAACAAGTACATATTAAACAACAATACCGGGAACCAACCCTATTTTAAGTCGGAAAACCGGCAGGCAAAAATTTATGATTGGCGAGGAATTTGCAAGGGATTTAACAAAATTTAACAAAAGCCATGCTGTTTCAGATCGTATTAAGGCGAACCAGCCGAAAACACACCCTTAACTCATTTTTAAAAACGCTGGTTGTAACGGCGGTTTGTATTATTAGAAAATTGATTAACTTTAAATGCTCTTGGTAGGTAATGAAAGACAAAGCGAAATTGTACAATTCTGTTCCAAGGGACCAGACTGTAATTTTTCTAAGGAAACTGTTTGCAACACACGAGGAGCTTTTACACGAACTGGCCCCAAATGGTTTTGAACGGTCAATTTATTACTATGTTCATCACCCCTCTCTTCCTGAAGCTTATACTGAGTACAGATGTATGCGGATTAAAAACTACAGGGTGGCCAAAATGCTTAAATTGAGGTATAAATTTCAGCCTTTAATAAGCTTCGACGACTTCGCTAAGACATACGTTCATACACCTGCACATCCAAGGAGGGAAATGTTGCGACTTCTTGGTATGAAAATAAAAGAGGTATGCTGTAGTTCGGGTATCGTGCATAATCGCCGGGGAGAATGTTATCTTCACAATGAGAGTGAGAATGTACGAAACGATATCATTTATAATGCTTATGTTGATCTCATCGACGAGACCACTCCTGGAAATGATCAGATTCTCGCCACCACCGATAACTACATGAATTATGATTACTACCATGTATATTACTGTATCTTCAGATTTCTTAAGGCGGAGAAGGCAGACTGGCACTTTCATCCCGATTATCTCATATTTTTAAAAGGGCTGGAAACAGAACTTGAGAATGAAGAAAGCAGAGACTTTGAAACGTATGATGCAGAATCAGCAGTATTGAATCAGATTAAAGCAGCCTCTTTTAAAGAAGAAAGCGACGAGGACTTTGAAGGACATGGCTTTTTAAATTTCCAGGAGGAACTGGAACATGAGAAGGAGCATCCTTCGGCTATGGTCCGCGCCTATTATGATGTATACGGCAAGTGGCCCGAAGGATTTCCACCTAAAGCAGAAGAATACTAACCTGCACCCACCCGAGCAAATAAAGTGCTTAACTTTTATTTTCTTTGTACCATGTCGCGAATAAAGGAAAAGCTTTTTCAATTATGTATGGAATATATAAGCGAACGTATCAGAACGGCCGAACAAGGCATCATTTCAGCGAAAGAAGCAGCAGAAAACGACACCAAGAGCAGCGCCGGCGATAAATATGAAACCACGCGGGAAATGATGCAGCACGAAATTTCGTTTAACCAGGTTCAGCTACACGAAGCACGGAAACTAAAATATGCTCTTAGCCTTATAAACCCTTCAAGAAAATGTACCGTTGCAGAAACGGGAAGCCTGGTCTACACCGATATAGGCAATTTTTTCATTGCAGTAAGTGCTACTCCTCTTTCGATTGATGGGGTATCGTATCACGTAATTTCAAGCGCCTCGCCGGTTGCAAAAGCAATGCAGAACCATAAAGAAAATGATGTTGTTATTTTTAATGGAAAGCGCATTTCCATCAAAAGTATCATATAGAGAACCTCTCAAAACCGGGTTGCACCCCTCAATGGTCTAGCTCCGCTTGATGAGTTCATCCCTGATAAGTACACAGTCTTCGTATTGCTCATTCCTAACCTTTTCCTCTAAAATTTCTCTTAACTCGGCTTTTGATTTAGAAGCATATTCTAAACCAGCTACGCTTAGTGTACTGACGGGCTGGAAAAAACCGTCGCGACTTATCAGTCCCAATGTCTGTTTGTTTC
The window above is part of the Arcticibacter tournemirensis genome. Proteins encoded here:
- a CDS encoding 3-oxoacyl-ACP synthase, producing the protein MEYISERIRTAEQGIISAKEAAENDTKSSAGDKYETTREMMQHEISFNQVQLHEARKLKYALSLINPSRKCTVAETGSLVYTDIGNFFIAVSATPLSIDGVSYHVISSASPVAKAMQNHKENDVVIFNGKRISIKSII